Proteins from one Besnoitia besnoiti strain Bb-Ger1 chromosome XIII, whole genome shotgun sequence genomic window:
- a CDS encoding hypothetical protein (encoded by transcript BESB_029790) yields MEQRQQVAAQRSPVLPASPETQALAAAQQENWDKENAEAMMSGHEATRATRMGLGDGQPCGGRGSAVDDIGRSRVRQHEVKLLEQQSGRSLGGHGQRLLRCQEKAHPAPVHLHCSRKDALEPSPALIVLIDLLLDGRHWMTFACAGTLIVGCALRIVRAYLQEHGAAAATSSVSAAAHAPSSSGSATPGSNPKTGSPADQLPKPAPAEEGDKQTSSVKDSTPPSSNTVDTLKASGKDQDEAAAGAGDSETEFSSLTSTAGACESCLRTITIVQIAGTFAALALPSDFPAGALPADQLPFIPLTPLDRDQLALRLGEKIKASPMTEAGPYLPFA; encoded by the exons ATGGAGCAAAGGCAGCAGGTCGCTGCCCAGCGATCGCCCGTGCTGCCCGCGTCCCCTGAAACCCAGGCACTAGCGGCGGCGCAACAAGAGAACTGGGACAAAG AGAACGCAGAAGCGATGATGAGCGGGCatgaggcgacgcgcgcgacgcggatgGGTTTGGGG GATGGGCAGCcctgcggcggacgaggcagcgccgtcgACGACATTGGACGTAGTCGCGTACGTCA ACACGAAGTGAAGCTCTTGGAGCAGCAAAGTGGCAGAAGTCTCGGCGGCCATGGGCAACGTCTTCTCAGGTGCCAAGAGAAGGCGCATCCGGCGCCTGTTCATCTGCATTGTAGTAGGAAAGATGCGCTAGAACCATCGCCTGCGTTAATTGTGCTGATTGACTTGCTGCTCGATGGGCGGCACTGGATGACATTTGCGTGCGCGGGGACTCTCATCGTGGGTTGCGCCTTGCGTATTGTACGTGCCTATCTGCAGGAGCAtggagcggccgccgccacaTCCAGTGTcagcgctgcagcgcacgcCCCTTCCAGCTCTGGTTCTGCGACGCCTGGAAGCAATCCCAAAAC GGGATCGCCAGCCGATCAGCTGCCCAagcctgcgccggcagaggaAGGTGACAAGCAGACATCGTCAGTCAAAGACTCCACGCCACCGTCTTCGAACACAGTTGACACGCTAAAGGCCTCGGGCAAAGATCaagacgaagcagctgctggagctggTGACTCAGAGACGGAATTCAGTTCGCTGACCAGCACTGCCGGTGCGTGTGAATCTTGCCTTCGAACGATCACGATCGTGCAGATTGCTGGTACATTT GCGGCGTTGGCCTTGCCCTCTGACTTTCCAGCTGGTGCGCTCCCCGCGGATCAGCTGCCCTTCATCCCCCTGACTCCATTAGACCGGGACCAGCTTGCTTTACGACTTGGGGAAAAAATCAAAGCCTCTCCGATGACCGAGGCGGGGCCATATTTGCCGTTCGCCTAG